GATATTGCCGGCAATGCAGTACGTTTCGGCAGGTGACGATTCTTCCCCGGAATCCGCAAGAAACACAGACGGCTGGGAAATGAGCGGCACGTTATTGCCGCCGGTACCGTATCTGGCAGACATGGTTGGGGCTACTTCATGTGGGCCGGTATAGCGCGAGTCAATACCATGATTTTCAAACAATTCTGGATCGTTGCCCAAAACTAGTGGAGGGTGGCCATCCATTCGTGCCCGAAGTGTTCCAGTAACATTGTGACTTACGTCCATTACACTTCCGCCCTGATCGTTCAGGCAAAGAACAGACTCAGATACAAATGTTTGCATCTGCATATTGCAAGTTGCTAACAGCGCACCCGAAATTCCATGTAAATCAATTATTTCATCCCGCTGATTGATATGAAATGTAGTAATATCTGCGGAATCCACTATAAAGGTCTGTTGCTTCATACCGGGCTGGGCTTGTATCGCTCCAGCAACATTATTAAGATCGCGCACCTCATCCCGCTGATTGCACGCAAAGGCAACGGATGTGTTGCTTTCTACCTGCGTACTGAACACAGCATGGGAATGCGCCGCCTGTAAAGTAAAGGCCGGGTCGCCGTTCTCTCCGATGCCCAGCCCGGTGCCTTCGCCCATCCGCTTGTGCCGCATGGCAATCTGTGTGTTGATGGGGATGGTGATTTGCTTGTTTTTTTCTGCCGATACATACCCATGACCGCCGCCTTCCCCTCCATACAGGGAGGGCCAAACGCCATCCTCCTCATAAATCCTGCGGCTCTGCACATCCCACGGGGTCAGGGATTCTCCGCTTGTTCCTCCGGAATTGGCTGGATTTCCGCCTGGATCTCCAGCGCCTGTTTCAGAACAGAAGGCAGCTCCTTGCCGCGTTTCTTCGCCCGGCGCAGAATCCCCAAACAGGCGGTCTTGCTCAAATAGTATTTGGGGTGCGGTGCGGCCTCCAAAATCTGCGACAAGGAAGATACGCTTGCGCCTTTGTGGGACGGACCAGTATTGAGCATCGTATATTCTCCAAGCAACGGAGAATTGAGGTCCCAATATGGCCCCAGCAGATTGCCATACCCCTCCCGTAGGTCGAGGTACAGATACGGTACTGTCAGCAATTCGGCAGGTTTCTTCCAGTACCGCCCGGAAGTCCTCTCCGTCTGCGCTGGAGAAAGCTCCGGGTACATTTTCCCAGACCATATATCGAGGTCGAACAGCGTCAGCTGTCCTTCCGTTTGCTTTGTCATAGGCTCTCATCTCCTTCACAATGCGGATTTGCTCCATGAACAGCCCAGATCGTTCACCCTGAAGTCCGGCACGTTTGCCGGCTACGCTAAGATCCTGGCATGGCGAGCCCCCGCAGACTGCGTCCACAGGGGACAACTCCGAGCCTTTTAGTTTTGTAATGTCACCCACATGGAGCATATCCGGAAGCCTTATCTTCGTGACTTCAATGGGAAACGGTTCAATTTCGCTGGCCCATACAGGAGTAAACCCCTGCCGGACGCCTGCCAGCGGAAAACCGCCGATCCCGTCAAACAGACTTCCGAGGGTCAGCGATAAAGTCACAGCTGCAGTTTCATGCCGGGGGAAGGCGCTTCCTCCAGCTCGATTTCTCTTTCCTTGGGAAAATAGGACACATTAGGTGTACGAATGTCCTGCATCAGTCTTTTTGCTTCCGTGGCCGCTTCCCCATAGGTGTCAAAGGTTACGGGTTCGCCATCCTGCTTGAGCCATGCTTCTGCGGAGCCGCAGACTGAGGCGGCACTCCGGCGGGCCAAGATACCGTATTGCTTCATATAAGTTCCTCCTTGTATTTGTTGGGTTGATATGTTTCGAATGGGGATGCCGAGCCGTTTTGCTTCCGCGATTTCACAGCGCATGCCGGAGCTGATATGCCCGCCGCAGATCCACAGTTCTTCGCACGAAGCCAGTACCCGCAGCCCCATCCGGATTCCGGTTTCTCTTTCTGAGGGTATTGCATCATTCAGGAGCAGAGGGTACAGAAGATGGACGGCCACAGGTGCACAGTCCTGCTCCATGGCATAGCGGCAGGCGTCTTTGGCAAACCGGATATTGCTTTCGATATCTCCGGCGTAAGGGGAACAGATATAAACCAGCTTCACTTTGCAGCCACCGCCTTTACGACCGTCCGGGTCATGTTGACTGCGGTTTGTGCCGTATATACCGCACTCATGAGGTTGGCTTTGGTGCTGGTATCCAGACCGAAGGCTCCCGCGATGCGGGGGATCTCTCCAGCGGACAGCATCAGCCCAAGCCCCAGCAAGGCATGGTCTTTGACCACCATGAGTCCCGCAGTGAGAATGGTCGCCTGCAGAAACGCCGTCAGGCACAGACCAATGATCTGCTTACACCAGCTGACAAAACCGTCAAGATAACCGCGTGGTACAGAAAACATATATAGGCTGCCCACGGAAATTTGAATGAGCAGAATACCGCCGCGCTTTAAATTAGCGAAAAACACCTTGATGATTGCATAGCCCATGAGGATCAGGATAAAGAGCATCATGATGGGGCTGGTAACGGTCCCTATGCCACCGAAAACACCAGCGCTTCCGGCACTTTCAAGACTTCCCGCCGCGCTCAGATCGCTGATGATATTACTTGCGAGGGTGTCGATACCGGAGCCAAAGCCGGTGATTCCCGCTGTCAGGCTGCTCTGCAGGGAAATGGACAGCTTGTACAGCTCCACAGGCACGGTGGAAAACAGGCCCACTGCCAGAAAGCCCTTGAGGGCATTGAGGGCGGCATCTTTGACGCTGCCCCGGCCGGACTGGTATTCGATTGCACATTCGAAAACGGATACCACCAGACCGGTGACATAGAGCGCCCACGCCAGATAAACAAAAAACAGGACGATGGATTGTACCCAGCTCATCTCGAACAGATCGGCGCCCATATTGCCCATTTCGCCAAAGAAATTAGCGAGGAAACCGATGATCTGGCCGTAGATCCAGTCGATGATCTGGCCCAGCACCGTATCGGCTACAAAGTCCCATATAAACATTTTGGGTTCACCTCTTTCTAAAAAAATAAGGCGCACCTTTGGAAGGTACGCCTTGAACTTGAAAAAAAGGCTCTCGTAAATAAACGAGAACCTTGAGTCATGGTTTTAGCTATTTAATTTTAGAGTTACCAGCTTAGTTTCAGAGCATCCTCTGTTCTGTACCTTCGCTGGCAGTCTGCGTCATTTCTAGATCTTCATCCAGCTTAAGCAGAGCTTGGTTAAGTACAGTCATGCTCTTAGACAGTTGTGCAGGTGAAAGGATATCACTTTGTGAAAATACATAAATCTCCTGCATTCTAATAAATGCCGCAGTCAGTTCAGTATCTATGCCAACTGCTTGAAACAGCTTAAAGTCAGAAAACGGTTTTTCCGCAAGATCACTGCCGATCCTTTCCCTTTCTTCTTTGCGCTTGTAGGCAAGCATTTTTACCAGTTCATCTGGTGCAGAGAGCAGCGACTGTATTCTGTCCTGCTCCATCATCGTGGTAAGATCGTAAAGATGCTTTGCGGTATCAAACAACATATGTCGTTGGTAGTAAAACTCCGCAGCCAATACTTTGTCTGCAAAAATTCTCTCCAGTTTAATGGTGTTAATGGTAAATGGCTTGACCTCATAATTTTCGTCAAGGACCAGGCGCTGCTCTGAGGTTGCTTCCGAATAGAGAAGAGGCGAAATTTCAAGGGATTCAACAGGTTCGCTGATCGTGAAGGATGTCGCCTCAACTTTCACATAACCGAACCGTTGAAGTGCATCATCAGCGTCGACAGCGGTGACGGGATTATATTCATATACGCTGGTAATGCTGCCCCTTTGGTTGCTTTCTCTCGCTTTGTCCGATGTCCTCGAAAGAGTATGATAGCCGTTCGCCGCAACTTCCAAGCGCTTTTTTCCTTGACTTTTAGAGCAGTCCTGGATTTCAACTGTGAGATCAATATCTTCGGAAAAGCGCTTCATACGGCCTATTGCTTTATACAGGGCGGTGCCTCCCTTAAAGTATGCGGGAAGCGTGCCCTGCCTTTCTGCCAGTTCCCATAGAAGCAGTGTCAGATAATAGTCTTTTTCTACGATGTCACTTCGAATTCCTGTTCTCCTGCTAACATCGGAGAGCAGGGCTTCAAACGCATCTCTATCTTGATGTAACTTCATTTTTCACCTCCATGAGTAAGTCTATAATCGGCAATAAAATTTTCGATGTGTAATGCCTGCGAGCTGTGAAGATCAGTGTAAGTCCGTCTAGTTGCTGCTTCTGTGCATATTGCACCAGCAACTGCTCCGGCTTTTCCGCATCAATGTGAGCATTTGGCAGTTCACTTAACATATCGATAAACTGCAAATATTTCCAGTTCTCATCTGTCACAACCGCAGACGGCTTTCTTACCTTGATATGGCAGCCTTCGGGCAGCTTTGCTCCATAACGGTCTGTAGTGATTTCGATATCACGGGGAATCAAGGTTGTCAGTCCCAGCTTATTAAACAGGAACGCCCCGGATTCATATCCTATTTTCGCGCCATTCTGTACCGTTAATGTTTTTATCACCACTTCATCAATGCTGGGCGTAACTTTCCCAAAGACGGTTTGCTTCACATGGCAGTATACTCCTTTTTGCAGTCTTTCAATTTCACCTTTGTCTGCCATCCGTTTCAGCTTGACATTGGTTAAGGTTTTGGCCTTATCGTATGGAAGTGCATACTTCACCGCCAACTGCTCAGCTATGTCCTCGGTTTGGATTGCTGACTCATAAGGCATATTTCTGACAGTGTCGGAAATGTGTTCTCCATATCCGATTTGTTCCATATTCTCACCTCCACAAGTGATATTATAATCATGATTTTCGTTTAATATTCTTGCCATTATAATATCACTTTATGCATTGAAAGTCAATTGGTTACGCTAATTACGTGCTAAGTATCTGACAGTTGATCCTTACTTCATATTAAACTCCATATCATCGTGCATTTCCTCAACATTGTATTTCTCACACAGACAAGGTAACATTTGGGGCAAATTATTAATACTCCAGTCAGGGTCAATGTCTGGCCTGATTCTAATTTCCGCCATGATCTCCGCAGTAGTTTCTTCACTCAGCGATTGTTGCTCGGTTGCGTTGTAGATGTCGTACACTTGAGATAATGCTCTGAGGTAGGCGGCAGCAATGCGTTGCTCATTACTCACTCCCTTTTTAGGGTGGCATTCATAAAAGTCATTCAGCGTGGCCGAATTTCCCGTAAGCCAAGAACTATAATCCAGTAGGAAAGAATTTAAGCCTTTGCTTTCCATCGCCATTTGGACCGCATAACAGTCATGCGCAACATATCCATATGACTCAAAGTCTGCTGTACCTATTGGAAAGTCATGTTCGGCCAGCGTATCAGGGTCGTTTAGAGCGTCCATGTGGACTTCTCTTCCTCTCGATATCAACCAAGAGCGAAAGTCAATAAAACCATCATCTGTGCTGTGAGACTGCGTTGCGGCGCAGGCCGCCCATAAATCGTTTCGGTAGGCTAAATCCATATACACCTTTTTTATATTGTGCCAATCTATAATATCCTTTGACGAAAACGCCAAGAGTTTTTTCTCGGTCACTTTCAAGATAGTAGATTGATTGTTTTGATCTGTCTCTGAATTAACCTCGTCTATAATTCTCCAAAAAGTATCTTTGTTCATTTGTCCTTACCTCCTTCATCTCACATAAGGGGATATGCTAATTTGAGCAGGCCAAATCCATTAACAAGAAGCCGGCCTGCTCTCTTTTTTACATTCCAAGTATCTGCCAGTCCATCCTTGGATAAGGACGGTGAACGGATTTTTACCTTCATACGAAGTCCTCCTTGTTATCGTTCAATAAGTATTAGAATATCGCATTGTGGTTGACAAAGGATAAGGTAGTGCATATAATGGTCTAGTAATCTCTTTGCACTGCATTACATCCGATTGTGGATGCGAGATCAACAGTACAAACTGAGCAGGCGATGAACCTTTTAACGGAGGTCATGGGGCCGGGCCACCCAACGAGTGGCAACAGATTGCAATTTATGCACATCTGCGGGACAGTAGTATGTTCCATAGGTGTGCTATTTTTATACCCAAATGGAACAACGACCCCGAAAAATGGAGTGCCATAGAGCTATCGAACGAATGCCGAAAGGCTAAACGGAGGTAACTTTTATGACAAGCAACAAACCAAACATGGCAGGCCTTACCGCTGCCGAAGCACACAAGCTACAGGAGAAGTACGGTAAGAATGAACTGACGCAGGGTAAAAAGCAGAACTTTTTCTCTAAGGCTCTGCACATCATCTGTGAGCCGATGTTTCTGCTGCTCATCGTAGCGGCAATCATCTATTTCATTCTCGGTGAGCCGAGAGACGGAGCAATCATGCTGGTGTTTGTCATCTGCATCATCAGTATTGACATCATTCAAGAGTGGAAAACCGACAAAACACTCAATGCCCTCAAAGACCTGTCTGCGCCACATATCACCGTCATCCGTGACTGCAAGGAGCAGACCATTGCCAGTGCTGATCTTGTTCCCGGTGACCTGATGATGATCTACGAGGGCATCAAAATCCCCGCCGACGGCATTGTGGTAAAGTGCAGCGACCTCTGTGTGGATGAATCCTCCCTAACTGGCGAAGCAGAGGGCGTTTGGAAACTCCCCACCGAGAACGCCGAGCCGACCACCGATTATTGGCGTCGAGACTATTGTTACGCAGGCACCTTGGTCACACAAGGCACGGCAACCGTTTGTGTGGATAAAATTGGTGCCGTCACTGAATACGGTAAAATCGGTGCAAATGTGACCGCCGCACCTGATGAGGATACACCTCTGCAAAAGCAAACTGGTAGCC
This region of Clostridium sp. BNL1100 genomic DNA includes:
- a CDS encoding DNA cytosine methyltransferase; translation: MTLSLTLGSLFDGIGGFPLAGVRQGFTPVWASEIEPFPIEVTKIRLPDMLHVGDITKLKGSELSPVDAVCGGSPCQDLSVAGKRAGLQGERSGLFMEQIRIVKEMRAYDKANGRTADAVRPRYMVWENVPGAFSSADGEDFRAVLEETCRIADSTVSVPRPTGGVWQSAGAILGPQFSVAWRIYDAQYWSVPQRRKRIFLVADFGGRTAPQILFEQDRLFGDSAPGEETRQGAAFCSETGAGDPGGNPANSGGTSGESLTPWDVQSRRIYEEDGVWPSLYGGEGGGHGYVSAEKNKQITIPINTQIAMRHKRMGEGTGLGIGENGDPAFTLQAAHSHAVFSTQVESNTSVAFACNQRDEVRDLNNVAGAIQAQPGMKQQTFIVDSADITTFHINQRDEIIDLHGISGALLATCNMQMQTFVSESVLCLNDQGGSVMDVSHNVTGTLRARMDGHPPLVLGNDPELFENHGIDSRYTGPHEVAPTMSARYGTGGNNVPLISQPSVFLADSGEESSPAETYCIAGNIIDRQDHNGGNGMGFQPDISYTLNTADRHCVFSQQRSDEYASNNVVSTQSARQYKDATDLVCETDVAGLDCRNGTENGNLSGTLQSKTDGGYSLNNVHPVRIGKLIRRLTPLECERLQGFPDYWTDIPGASDSARYKALGNSVAIPCVEHVLRGIAYFLRKFKQEWEESECIPTSTPTT
- a CDS encoding DUF4406 domain-containing protein, yielding MKLVYICSPYAGDIESNIRFAKDACRYAMEQDCAPVAVHLLYPLLLNDAIPSERETGIRMGLRVLASCEELWICGGHISSGMRCEIAEAKRLGIPIRNISTQQIQGGTYMKQYGILARRSAASVCGSAEAWLKQDGEPVTFDTYGEAATEAKRLMQDIRTPNVSYFPKEREIELEEAPSPGMKLQL
- a CDS encoding conjugal transfer protein TrbL family protein, with the translated sequence MFIWDFVADTVLGQIIDWIYGQIIGFLANFFGEMGNMGADLFEMSWVQSIVLFFVYLAWALYVTGLVVSVFECAIEYQSGRGSVKDAALNALKGFLAVGLFSTVPVELYKLSISLQSSLTAGITGFGSGIDTLASNIISDLSAAGSLESAGSAGVFGGIGTVTSPIMMLFILILMGYAIIKVFFANLKRGGILLIQISVGSLYMFSVPRGYLDGFVSWCKQIIGLCLTAFLQATILTAGLMVVKDHALLGLGLMLSAGEIPRIAGAFGLDTSTKANLMSAVYTAQTAVNMTRTVVKAVAAK
- a CDS encoding nucleotidyl transferase AbiEii/AbiGii toxin family protein, whose translation is MKLHQDRDAFEALLSDVSRRTGIRSDIVEKDYYLTLLLWELAERQGTLPAYFKGGTALYKAIGRMKRFSEDIDLTVEIQDCSKSQGKKRLEVAANGYHTLSRTSDKARESNQRGSITSVYEYNPVTAVDADDALQRFGYVKVEATSFTISEPVESLEISPLLYSEATSEQRLVLDENYEVKPFTINTIKLERIFADKVLAAEFYYQRHMLFDTAKHLYDLTTMMEQDRIQSLLSAPDELVKMLAYKRKEERERIGSDLAEKPFSDFKLFQAVGIDTELTAAFIRMQEIYVFSQSDILSPAQLSKSMTVLNQALLKLDEDLEMTQTASEGTEQRML
- a CDS encoding DUF6088 family protein, translated to MEQIGYGEHISDTVRNMPYESAIQTEDIAEQLAVKYALPYDKAKTLTNVKLKRMADKGEIERLQKGVYCHVKQTVFGKVTPSIDEVVIKTLTVQNGAKIGYESGAFLFNKLGLTTLIPRDIEITTDRYGAKLPEGCHIKVRKPSAVVTDENWKYLQFIDMLSELPNAHIDAEKPEQLLVQYAQKQQLDGLTLIFTARRHYTSKILLPIIDLLMEVKNEVTSR
- a CDS encoding DUF4240 domain-containing protein — protein: MNKDTFWRIIDEVNSETDQNNQSTILKVTEKKLLAFSSKDIIDWHNIKKVYMDLAYRNDLWAACAATQSHSTDDGFIDFRSWLISRGREVHMDALNDPDTLAEHDFPIGTADFESYGYVAHDCYAVQMAMESKGLNSFLLDYSSWLTGNSATLNDFYECHPKKGVSNEQRIAAAYLRALSQVYDIYNATEQQSLSEETTAEIMAEIRIRPDIDPDWSINNLPQMLPCLCEKYNVEEMHDDMEFNMK